The DNA segment GTGACGGTGTTCACTGACGCTGACCCGTGGTCGTACCGGATTTTCGGCTCGGTTGCCTACGGATCGATCAAATCCGCACACCTTTCGGAGTATCTCGCGACGCCCCAGGCACAGTTCATCGGCATCCAGCCCTCGGATATCGTCGAGTACGACCTGCCGACGGACCCGCTGACCGACTCCGACATCAACGCCCTCGAAAACGAGTTGACCGACCCACGGTTCCAGACCGATTACTGGGAAGAACAGATCGAACTCCAGCTCGATATCGGGAAGAAGGCAGAACAGCAGGCACTCGCGGCTCGCGGTCTCGACTTCGTGACCGACACCTACCTGCCCGAGCGTCTCGAGCAGATGGGGATTTTCTAGGGCACTTTTCTTCCGCTCGAGTGGTACAGTGCCGGTGGCTGCGGATGAATTTCCCGTGTCACTGTGTCGGTGTCTCGAGTACCACAGGGACGCCTCGATGGGCGACGTCGACGACGAACGCGTCTTCGTCCGTCTCGAGGGCGGCGAACGTGTTGTAATGAATCGGGAGCACCAGTCCTGGCCGAATCGTGTCGGCGAGGTCGGCGGCATCGTGGCGGTCCATCGTGAAAGCGCCACCGATCGGCGGGAGCAGACAGTCGATAGCCAGTTCCTCGTGGGCGGGGAGGACGTCGCTATCTCCTGGCCAGAACGCACAGACGCCGTCGATGGTCACGCCGAAGCCACAGCCCTCGCCTTTCGGGTGGTACGGGACGCCGTCGTCGTCAGTGTAGGGACCGTCCGGTTCGTTGTACGCCGGCGTGGTGAACAGGTCGAGTGGCCCGAGGACGAACGACTGGTCTTCCCGGACGCGTTCGACCTCGTATGGGAGTTCCTCGGGTTGTTCGTCGACGCGGTCGATTTCGTCGGCATCGACGGCCTCGTGCACGACGACGATTGCGTCTTCGTGAGCGACCCGCCTGATACCGTCGGGGTCGTAGTGGTCGCCATGAGTGACGAGCACGAGGTCGCCGTCTCGTTCGTCGTAGTCGTCGAGGACGCCGTACCGTCCCGGGTCCATGTAGACGACAGCGCCGGTTTCTCCCTCGAGGCGAACGGTCGCGTAGCCAAGCCAGTCGATCAACACCGAATCGAAGCGGACGGTCATGATTGGGCGTTCGGGAAGTGAGTCGAAAAGCGTTGGGCTCTCGAGTGGGCGAGTGAGGCCGGTGTGTCATCTCGAGTGGGCGAGCGAGGGTGGTGGGTGAGTGAGAACAGTGTGGTCTCAGGTTCAGGGAAGGACCTGATTCTCGAGGTCCCGGTAGGAGCCGGTCTCTCGAATCGTGGTCACGTTCCTGGCGACGATATCGGCCAGTCGGTCGTAATAGCGCGGCGTGTACCCCGAGTTGTGTGGCGTGATACGAACGTTTTCGAACGTCCAGAGAGGATGCGATTCGGGCAACGGCTCCGGATCGGTTACGTCGAGGGCAGCCCCACGGATGCCGTTGCGACGAATCGCTCCCACGAGGGCGTCCGTGTCGACGACGGGGCCTCGAGCGACGTTGACCAGGACGGTCGACGGTGGGAGGGTGTCGAACGCATCCCGGTCGATGAGTCCGCGCGTTTGTTCGGTGAGCGGACAGGCGAGGACGAGATACTCGGTCCGCGAAAGTGCCTCGTAGACGTCCGCGTCGTCGTACCCGAACACTTCGTCAACGGGACCGCCTTTTTCGGGAGAGTGGCGGATGCCCAGGCGTTCGACGCCGAACGGCTCGAGGCGTTCACAGACGGCCTGACCGATGGCCCCGAGTCCGACCACTGTGACCGTCGACCCCTGTAACTCGTGGGTCTGGTAGTGACGCCACTCCCGCCGTCGCTGTCGGCGTTCCCCGACGTGAAACCGACGGGTAAACGCGAGCATCGAGCCGATGACGTGCTCGGCGATGTTTGGACCGTGGACGCCCGATGCGTTGGTGACTGCTACCGACCGGTCGGCCAGCGTCTCGAGGGGCAGGTGGCCCGTCCCGGCGTACGCACAGGCAAAGAGTCGGAGGTTCGCGGCGTGCTCGAGGAGCGATTCGTCGAACGTCATGCCAGTCACGATTGGCGTCTCGCGAATGAGTTCTCGCTCTGCTGTCGGCGTGTCTGCCACGTTCACTGTCGTTTCCGGTAAGTGGCTACGAAGTTTCTCCGCGTACGCTCCAACCGGCATCCCGTGGGTGCCGCGACGCAACACGAGTACGTCCGGGTTCGAACTCGATTCTCCCGACGCGCCCGCACGGTTTCCTGTCATATCAGGGTACTCACGACGACCTGACTTGAATCTGCGGTTTGTCGTCATTTCGAAACTGCGATAGTAAGTCGTGGAACTATCGAGGGGCTTGACCGATCCCCGCTCTACCCGAGTGTTTCAGGACTTCTTATATCGCTATTCAGGCCGTCCGAGTGGCGCGATCACTCGCCTTCGAAGGTTGGTGGCTCCTTCTCGAGAAAGGCCGCTAATCCTGCCGCATAATCGCCCGTATCGGCCAGTGACGTGATTCGTTCCTGTTCGAGGTCCAGGTGTTCGTTCAGGCTGTTGGTCGAAGAAGCACGGAAGAGTCGTTTGATTTCGCCGTAGGCTTTCGTCGGCCCGCTCGCCAGAGAGGTCGCGATCCCCTCGAGCCGATTATCGAAGGCTTCGTCGTCCACGACTTCGGTAGCGATTCCGATATCGACCGCCTCGTCGGCACCGATCGGCTCGTCGAGGAACGCGATTCGCTGTGCCGTCCGACGACCAACCAGCCTGGGCAACAGCCAGGTCGCCCCGCCGTCGCCCGAGAGACCGATTTTTGGATACGCGTACTCGAATCGCGCATCGCTCGAGGCGAGAACGATATCGCTGGCCAGTGCCAGCCCCATCCCTCCCCCTGCGACGACGCCGTTGACGCCGGCCACCACCGGAACGGGCGCATCGACGATCGTGGACACGGTATCGTGGAGGGGTTCGGCAATCGCCTCGAGACGGTCCGCGTCGGTCTCGTCGCCCTCGAACGTGGACAGGTCAGCGCCCGTGTTGAACACGCTACCGGTCCCGGTCAGAACGAGACAGCGCACAGATTCGTCGGCTGCGAGGTCGCTGACTCGCTCTGCGAGGGCGTTTGCCATCCGTTCGTCCATCGCGTTGTGTCGGTCAGTCCGCTCCATGACGACCCGTGCCACATCATCGTCCCATTCCGTCCGAATGTGCTTTGGTGCGCTCATAGCTGTCTCGAGGCTCGAGTCGAAGAAAAAACCGGTCGGTTTGTGTTCCGTCATTGGATTTGCCGTAACTGTGTGCTAGGCCGCGACCATCCCGGTTCGTCGCTGGCTGGTGAGCGAGTACAACGAACCCTATTACAGTGTGAACGACCCCAGCAGTTTCCGTTCGGCTTGCCGTCGATGCTCGTCCGCGGTCCGCCGGTCGATACCGACTCGGTCTGCGACGGTTTCCATCGAAACCCCGCGGGGGACCTCGTAGTAACCGCCCTCGACGGCACACCGAACCACCTCTCGCTGACGTGGTGACAGCGACGGAGTCGATTGACCCACCCCCGACAGCGACCGGTCGATGTCGGTGACGGCGAGTTCACGTTTCGACTCCACAGTCACGGAAAACGATTCGAGCAACGCGCGGTAGTACTCGGTAAGCTTCGATGGGTCGAGGGCGATGACGCGAATCAATCGTGCTCCGTCCCGATACCGAATCGGGGGTAACAACAGGCAATCGTAGCCCTCGAGGTCGGTGTCAGCGACGGACATGCCGTGCGTTTTGACACAGGTTTCTGTCGCCACGACGAGTTTCGTCCCCTCGACGATCGAATCCGACACGCCGACGAACCTATCGACTCGCTCGAGAACGTCTTCGACGGTTCCCCGCGGACACTCGATGACGAGCAGGTCGCTGTGGTCGTTACACCACAGCGACACCGAGGCACTATACTCGGCCGTAATCTCGTCGAACGGACTGTCGCCGACGAGGCGAAACGTGGCTTCGTGCATACCGTACACACAGCGCCATTATATAAAACACCAGGCGTACGGCTACTCGAAACCCATGTCGATTCGTGATGAATGCGTGACTATGTCCGATCAATCCGCTCGAGCGACCGACACAATCGGCGAACCGAGCGAGCAGTGGATCGAGTACCAAGGTGCGAACACGGGATCGAATCTCGAGTGTCGGGGCTGGCGACAGGAGGCGGCACTCCGAATGTTAAACAACAACCTCGACCCCGAGGTTGCCGAGGACCCGGAATCGCTCGTCGTCTACGGGGGGACCGGTCGCGCGGCGCGCTCGTGGGACGCCTACGATGGTATTTGTTCGCAACTACGAGATCTCGGCGACGAAGAAACCCTGCTGGTCCAGAGCGGGAAACCGGTTGGCCGATTCGAGACACACGAGCGCGCACCGCGTGTGCTCATCGCCAACTCGAACCTGGTTGGGCGCTGGGACGACTGGGAGCACTTCCACGAACTCGAGTCGAGGGGGCTAATTATGTACGGGCAGATGACCGCCGGTTCCTGGGCGTACATCGGAACCCAGGGCATCATCCAGGGAACCTACGAGACGCTGGCCGAACTCTCGCGCCAGCACTTCCCCGACAATCGCGGCCTCGAGGGAAAGATTGTCGTCACCGCCGGACTGGGTGGGATGGGCGGGGCACAACCACTGGCCGTCACGATGAATCACGGCGTCTGTATCGCTGCCGACGTCGACGAGCGACGGATCGAGCGTCGCCTCGAGACCGAGTACTGTCAGGAGCGCGCCCCGGACCTCGAGACGGCAATCGAGCGGGCAAGGGCGGCCGCCGAGTCTGGCGAGGCATACAGCGTCGCCGTCCACATGAACGCCGCCGATATGCTCGAGGCGATGGACGAACGAGGGTTCGTCCCGGACGTTATCACCGATCAGACCAGCGCACACGACGAGCTCGAGGGGTACTACCCGTCGGGGTACACCGTCGAGGAAGCCGAAGCGCTTCGAGAACGCGACCCCGAGGCGTACGTCGAAGCGAGCCTCGAGACGATGGAACGACACGTCGACGGTATTCTAGCGATGCAGAAGGCGGGAGCCATCGCGTTCGAATACGGAAACAACATTCGTGGCCAGGTGGCCGACCATCGCGACCACGAGCGAGCCTTCGATTTCCCGGGGTTCGTTCCGGCCTACATCAGGCCGTTGTTCTGTGCGGGCAAGGGGCCGTTCCGCTGGGTTGCCCTCTCTGGCGACCCCGCCGACATTCATCGAACCGACGACGCGGTTCGTGAACTGTTTCCCGAAAAAGACCACCTTCGCCGCTGGATCGACCTCGCACAGGAGCAAGTCGCCTTCCAGGGGCTTCCTTCTCGCGTCTGTTGGCTCGGCTTCAGTCGCGACGAGGACGGACTGACCGAACGAGCGCGTTTTGCCCTCCGAATCAACGACCTGGTTGCCGACGGCGAGATTTCAGCCCCCATCGTCGTCACGCGCGACCACCTCGACGCCGGGTCTGTCGCGAGTCCGAACCGGGAAACGGAAGCTATGCGCGACGGGTCGGATGCGGTCGCCGACTGGCCGATTCTCAACGCCCTGCTCAACACGGCCGCAGGAGCCGACATCGTCAGCGTCCACAACGGCGGTGGCGTCGGCATCGGCAACTCGCTGCACACGAACAACCACGTCGTGCTCGACGGGACGGACCTCGCCGCCGAGAAGGCCCGGCGCGTCTTTACGACCGATCCCGGCATGGGCGTGATTCGCCACGCCGACGCCGGCTACGACGAGGCCCTCGAGGAAGCACGAAACTCCGACGTCACGATTCCGATGGGAGGTGACTCCCGGTGACTGCGTTCGGACGGCCTCCGGCGTGGGAGTCCCTCTCGAGCGATCCGAACGACACCACCTTCGGCGATGTGATCGAAGCGACGTCCCTCGAGGCCACGACCGAGGACGCGGATTGCCCCGTCGGCGAGGCTATAGCTGCGTACGATGCCGTCCTCGTCGGCGAGCCTTACGATGGAGCCGTTATCGGCAGACAGGGTGCCAGCGAAGGGCCGCAAGCGATACGCGCGGCCCTGGCGGGCGTGAAAACCCATCACTTCGACCGTGGGCCGGTCGAGAACAGTTGGTCAATCGCCGATATCGGCGACATCGAAATACAGGAAGGGGGCGTTGCGACGGTACAATCTGCACTCGAGCGGGCGATTACGCCCCTGTACGAACACGGCGTTCGACCGGTCTTTTTGGGCGGGGATAATTCGCTCACGGTCCCCAACGTGGGCGCTGCCATCGAGGCCCTCCCCGGCAGCGTTGGGGTAATCAGCCTCGATGCTCACCTCGATTGTCGCGAACCCACCGACGGCCCCTCGAGCGGGACACCGTATTATCAGCTTCACGAACGCGGACTGGACGCCTTCACCGTCGTCGGTGCGAGGCACTTCGAGACCTCGAGCGCGTACGCGGGTTTCGTCGATGAACAGGGTGGAACTATCGTCACTGCCGACGCCGTTGGACGCGATTTCGACGCGGCCGTCACAAAAGCGCTCGATGCGGTCTCCGACGTCGACCACGTCTTTTGCAGCCTGGATATGGACGTCCTCGATGCGACGGCCGCTCCGGGCGTGAGCGCACCGACACCTGGCGGACTCACGACGCGAGAACTGTACGCGCTGCTCGGCCGACTCGGGGCCGAAGACAGACTCGTCGGCTTCGAGGTTGTCGAGTGTGCACCGCCGCTCGAGGACGGATCGATGACGAGCGACGCGGCTGCTCGAGCGATCGCCCACCTGCTTTCGGGGTGGTCACGATGAGTGCTGAGAACGGCGCCGGAACCGCGGGCCACAAAACTATCGTCTACAACGCGGGCGAACTCGCCGTCGGGCCGGAGGGGTCGGCGGGTAACGACGATCTCCGCGTGCTCACCGACGGCGCGCTCGTTGCGGTCGACGGCACCGTCGTCTCGGTCGGCTCGAGCGAGGAGATTACCCGATCGTATCCGCCTGAAAACGCGGATACCGTTATCGACGCCGATGGTGATGCGGTCGTCCCGGGGTTCGTCGACCCGCATACACATGCGGTGTTCGCCGGCGATCGCTCCGACGAGTTCGAGGCCAAACTCGAGGGAACCACCTACCAGGAACTGCTCGCAGACGGCGGGGGCATTTTGCGAACGGTTCGAGCGACCCGCGAGGCATCCCTCGAGGAACTCGTGGCGAACCTGCGTACGCATCTCGACGTGATGCTGGCCCACGGAACGACAACTGCCGAGGTGAAATCGGGCTACGGACTCGACACCGATACGGAGTGTCGGTTGCTCGAGGCCATCTCGATAGTCGACGACAGTCACCCGGTCGACCTCGTGGCGACGTTCCTCGGTGCCCACGCGGTGCCCCCCGAAACGGACGCGGATGCTTACGTCGAGCAGGTTATC comes from the Natronosalvus amylolyticus genome and includes:
- a CDS encoding MBL fold metallo-hydrolase produces the protein MTVRFDSVLIDWLGYATVRLEGETGAVVYMDPGRYGVLDDYDERDGDLVLVTHGDHYDPDGIRRVAHEDAIVVVHEAVDADEIDRVDEQPEELPYEVERVREDQSFVLGPLDLFTTPAYNEPDGPYTDDDGVPYHPKGEGCGFGVTIDGVCAFWPGDSDVLPAHEELAIDCLLPPIGGAFTMDRHDAADLADTIRPGLVLPIHYNTFAALETDEDAFVVDVAHRGVPVVLETPTQ
- a CDS encoding D-2-hydroxyacid dehydrogenase is translated as MTGNRAGASGESSSNPDVLVLRRGTHGMPVGAYAEKLRSHLPETTVNVADTPTAERELIRETPIVTGMTFDESLLEHAANLRLFACAYAGTGHLPLETLADRSVAVTNASGVHGPNIAEHVIGSMLAFTRRFHVGERRQRRREWRHYQTHELQGSTVTVVGLGAIGQAVCERLEPFGVERLGIRHSPEKGGPVDEVFGYDDADVYEALSRTEYLVLACPLTEQTRGLIDRDAFDTLPPSTVLVNVARGPVVDTDALVGAIRRNGIRGAALDVTDPEPLPESHPLWTFENVRITPHNSGYTPRYYDRLADIVARNVTTIRETGSYRDLENQVLP
- a CDS encoding enoyl-CoA hydratase/isomerase family protein codes for the protein MSAPKHIRTEWDDDVARVVMERTDRHNAMDERMANALAERVSDLAADESVRCLVLTGTGSVFNTGADLSTFEGDETDADRLEAIAEPLHDTVSTIVDAPVPVVAGVNGVVAGGGMGLALASDIVLASSDARFEYAYPKIGLSGDGGATWLLPRLVGRRTAQRIAFLDEPIGADEAVDIGIATEVVDDEAFDNRLEGIATSLASGPTKAYGEIKRLFRASSTNSLNEHLDLEQERITSLADTGDYAAGLAAFLEKEPPTFEGE
- a CDS encoding helix-turn-helix domain-containing protein, with the translated sequence MHEATFRLVGDSPFDEITAEYSASVSLWCNDHSDLLVIECPRGTVEDVLERVDRFVGVSDSIVEGTKLVVATETCVKTHGMSVADTDLEGYDCLLLPPIRYRDGARLIRVIALDPSKLTEYYRALLESFSVTVESKRELAVTDIDRSLSGVGQSTPSLSPRQREVVRCAVEGGYYEVPRGVSMETVADRVGIDRRTADEHRRQAERKLLGSFTL
- the hutU gene encoding urocanate hydratase: MSDQSARATDTIGEPSEQWIEYQGANTGSNLECRGWRQEAALRMLNNNLDPEVAEDPESLVVYGGTGRAARSWDAYDGICSQLRDLGDEETLLVQSGKPVGRFETHERAPRVLIANSNLVGRWDDWEHFHELESRGLIMYGQMTAGSWAYIGTQGIIQGTYETLAELSRQHFPDNRGLEGKIVVTAGLGGMGGAQPLAVTMNHGVCIAADVDERRIERRLETEYCQERAPDLETAIERARAAAESGEAYSVAVHMNAADMLEAMDERGFVPDVITDQTSAHDELEGYYPSGYTVEEAEALRERDPEAYVEASLETMERHVDGILAMQKAGAIAFEYGNNIRGQVADHRDHERAFDFPGFVPAYIRPLFCAGKGPFRWVALSGDPADIHRTDDAVRELFPEKDHLRRWIDLAQEQVAFQGLPSRVCWLGFSRDEDGLTERARFALRINDLVADGEISAPIVVTRDHLDAGSVASPNRETEAMRDGSDAVADWPILNALLNTAAGADIVSVHNGGGVGIGNSLHTNNHVVLDGTDLAAEKARRVFTTDPGMGVIRHADAGYDEALEEARNSDVTIPMGGDSR
- the hutG gene encoding formimidoylglutamase codes for the protein MTAFGRPPAWESLSSDPNDTTFGDVIEATSLEATTEDADCPVGEAIAAYDAVLVGEPYDGAVIGRQGASEGPQAIRAALAGVKTHHFDRGPVENSWSIADIGDIEIQEGGVATVQSALERAITPLYEHGVRPVFLGGDNSLTVPNVGAAIEALPGSVGVISLDAHLDCREPTDGPSSGTPYYQLHERGLDAFTVVGARHFETSSAYAGFVDEQGGTIVTADAVGRDFDAAVTKALDAVSDVDHVFCSLDMDVLDATAAPGVSAPTPGGLTTRELYALLGRLGAEDRLVGFEVVECAPPLEDGSMTSDAAARAIAHLLSGWSR